Genomic segment of Salvelinus sp. IW2-2015 linkage group LG17, ASM291031v2, whole genome shotgun sequence:
ATGGCTTGCGGATAAGTTACCCTTTTGGAGGGACAGGAGGGACCTGGGGCTTTGTCTATTTGCTAATGGATATGAGTGAGATGCAGTGTATGcggcggcaggtaggctagtggttaaaacgctgactagtaaccgaaaagttgctggtttgaatacctgagcagACCAggagaaaaatctgtcgatgtgccctttaGTAAGgctcttaaccctaatttgctccagtgatgccatactactatggctgaccctgtaaaaaaacaaaaacacatttcactgttcCTATCCGGTGTAGGttactatacagtaccagtcaaaagtttgaacacatctactcattcaaggggttttcttaatttttttactattttctacattgtagaataatagtgaagacatcaacactttgaaataactattatggaatcatgtagtaacccaaaaaagtgttaaacaaatatattttagattttagattcttcaaagtagccaccctttgccttaatgacagctttgcacactcatggcattctctcaaccagcttcacctggaatgcttttccaacagtcttgaaggagttctcacatatgctgagtacttgttggctgcttttccttcactctgcggtccaactaatcccaaaccatctcagttggtttgaggtcaggtgattgtggaggccaggtcatcactctccttcttggttaaatagcttatcctgttgaaaaacaaatgatcgtcccactagcgcaaaccagatgggatggcgtatcactgcagaatgctgtggtagccatggtggttaagtgtacgttgaattctaaataaatcattgacagtgtcacctgcaaagcacccccacactatcacacctccatgcttcactgtgggaaccacatatgtggagatcatccgttcacctactctgcgtctcacaaagacacatcggttggaaccaaaaatctcaaatttggactcatcagaccaaaggacagatttccactggtctaatgtccattgcttgtgtttattggcccaagcaagtctattcttcacattggtgtcctttaatattggtttctttgcagcaatttgaccatgaaggccagattcacgcagtctcctctgaacagttgatgttgagatgtgtatgttacaaagaagcatttatttgggctgcaatttctgaggctggtaactaatgaacttattctctgcagcagaggtaactctgggtcttcaatttcctgtggcggtcctcatgagagccagtttcatcatagcgcttgatggtgatttttgtgactgcacttgaagaaacttgaaaagttcttgaCACTTTCCCTGATTGACtcaccatcatgtcttaaagtaatgatggactgtcgtttctctttgcttatttgagctgttcttgccataatatacaCTTAATCTTtcgccaaatagggctatcttctgtatacccccctaccttgtcacaacacaactgatttgttgaaacgcattaaggaaagaaattccacaaattgacttttaacaaggcacacctgttaattgaaatgcattccaggtaactacctcatgaagctggttgagagaatgccaagagtgtgcaaaactgtaatcaaggcaaagggtggttactttgaaaaatctcaaatctcaaatatatttagattagtttaacacttttttggttactacatgattccacatatgttatttaatagttttgatgtcttcactattattctacaacctggaaaatagtcaaataaagaaaaaccctggaatgagtaagtgtgtcttaacttttgactgatactgtatatatatttttcacagcTGCTGAGCCACTCGAGGCCAAGCCTGAGAGACagttgagagagagtgagcggcGAACATCTTTCCTCTTTTCAATGATTCATAATACATCaagtccttctcctctctttcgagtttccccctcctctctctctctctcgtttcggCTCCTCTCTGTTCTTTTGGATGAGCCTGCTTTTGTGAGCCTGGATGGTCAGTTGGTTCTGCTATTTTTATTTCCCCCGTCTTCCTTCCTGTATCCATGGCAATGGCACACAACAGGATCACAACTCCTAAATGACATAACCTTTCTTTCCAGGCGCCTGGTCGCTTTTCCCAGTGTAACACTGCAGGCAGGCATCCACAGCCTGCCTCGCCTGGGTCTGCTTTTGTGCTTTTCCCTCTGCGGTAAAGGACTACCCATGTCAGCAATCTAGCCCTCTGGAATTCTCATCTTCTGGGGCACTGTTTCAAAATTGTCCTCACCTATTTTCAAAGTGGCAGGTTTTCCCATAGTGTTATTTTTCCCTGttgccctctctcttttctttttcttccatCCTTTAAGCTTTTTTCCTTGTCTTTTCCATTACATAACCCCCATAGCTGTTCTTTCTGTTCGTCCTCGCTTTTGTCCCAAAGCTTAGATTAGAAAGTCCCACTATTATATGACTTCAACTTTCCACCACCTAGTTCTGTGTTCTAGGATGACCGTATGATAACAGGCTACAGTGGCCATTGCATAACTCAATCCTTGCATTGACCCTCAGTGACCTATACTGCTGACTACAGTGTGGTACAATAATAAAGTCAGGAGGAATTAAAAGCATATAGCTTTTTCCTGTATATCATTGTAAAGTAAAAATGATCCTTTCTTACTTACTGTTATTGTACAAATAACTACACATGAGAATGACAACAACATATTTTATAAACCTAGGAATGACATCAAGAGAGAAGTATATGAACTATACAATTGCAGAAAGTTCATAAACTGTAACTAATTAGAGCTGATATAAAAATGATAAATGTACATTTCCCAGTGGCAGATATTGTGAATGCAATATGTTGGTTAGTATTCTAGAAAGCAAATTGGCTCATTTTATTTGTGTTGATGAACAAGCTCTGCTGGTAAATAGCTTAGTGCAATTTATCAATAAATGAACATTTGAACAATCGAGTTTACTGGATGGATACAATGTTTCAAATAACTTTGAATCTGCAACTTTTTATCCGGTGTCGGAGACCTACTTGCGTTCTTCACCCGACGTGTGTGCCTGCGCACTGACGTCATCACACAAACATGGAAGTCTGTGCTGTTCCTTCAATGCCGCGAACAATATAACTGTGGCAGACTAGAGAGATAGATCATTGCTATGGCTGAGAAATGCCCAAAGTCAAAACTAAAAAGAAAGAAATTGTCTATCGAGGAGCCCCTAACTGATATATTTTTCAGGAACACGCTGATAAAGAACAAGGAAAGTTCCAGTGCATCGATTGAAAGCATGAGTTCAACGAGGTAGGCGAGCAGTCGAAGTGCAGTAACGTTAGCCATCTATCTAGCTACCCCCCATCACGATTTACTCTTTTGTTTTTATTGCAATACAGAATATGTATAACTGATACCCAGATTGAACATTAGCTTGTACAATTACTTCTACAATTGGTGACAAGAAGATCGTGTCTTCCTTGAATGCAATGCATTGTCTTCATGTCAAATAGATAGTGGTTGGTTCTCATAGACAAGTCCATATTGAATTAAGAAACATAATTGCTCGTGTTTTGCTTACTAGTCATATGTATGTGCTCTATTATTTTGCTGTGTTCTGTAGACCTGTGGTCCCTACAGAGACGTGGTGGTCCAGAGGGGACCTGGCTGCAGTTGAGAGTCTCTGGGCCCTGGCTCTGAGCTCTGCTCTTCCCTGTCTGGATGCTCACCCCTGGGACCCAGTCCCTGACCTTCCAACAGCCTCCACACTGGTGAGTTAGTCAGCCTCCACACTGGTGAGTTAGTCAGCCTCCACACTGGTGAGTTAGTCAGCCTCCACACTGGTGAGTTAGTCAGCCCAAGAGTGtggatgcatctcaatagttGTGTTGGCGCAGGACtttgtttcagccaatcagtaatAGATTGTACTAATCTACTGGTCATCGCCTTAAATCGAGACCTTTAATAATTGAATGTAGCGTGTTGTATGGCTTGAACAAAAAGCTTTTATTTACAAAGTTAGCAATCCCACTATAAGTAGCTAATTCTCCATCcaattggagacagattttcatgcaaaaataaaaataaatctgcataaagaaatgTGCATTTTCCCATCAGTGGTGTTTCCGTCAAACTGACTTGTGGCTAAAAAGCAATGGTTGACGATGTAGTGCACGTCAAATTAACTTTTTCCCTtcgaataaaaaatatacatttcaatgtgtttccattgcattttcaaatgtgcctgtagttttgtcacaaaaacggtTGTGTTAAATAGCatatgtgcctactctggtcttggcacctgTGCTCTAGctaacagctcgcagatacaatgCGGGTAGAGTGTTCGGATCGTCTAGTCTACATTGAGATTATTACGTATAAGAGCGAGTCTATTTTTATCTGTCCAATGGCAGCTAAGCATCATCATcctgtcaccagaataagaccctcaatgtgtattggaaaggagcatcaagctcatcactctgcagtttcaccaccctgtgaagttcatcacaacttatttcatctgtagcctaatttcTGCTGGCTTCACGTGCTCACGGGAAGTCGAAAGTCCAACCGTGATTGTGTTCAAGTGCTTTTGAAGTCAAGAACAATTCTTCAACCAATAAGATTGTAGTTAGCCTGATAACTTAAATTAGCAATGTTAGCAAGCTTATCAGCTTGCCAGCAGAGTGAATGGAGAAGATGTAGCCTCAGTGAGGACATTACTCCCTTGCCCTCCTCTCCCATTTGGACAATTTACCAATAGGTTTctatcaggcctgtcgtgacattttttTTATCCGGCATATACTTTACTGAAATAAAACCTGGTTAGCGATGATTTCTCAACTCTCaaccaccactgttgtgtcaatccCACCTTGTACCATGCAGGACTAAACAGAGAATATCTCAGAAAGTGGACATTTCTCTCACGTACAATAGCTGTTTTTGAACAGCACTCTGCACTAGACTAGTAGAGGAGGAAACCAATGTGTCGTTGAGGACTGCCGAGCTGACTAAAATGGCGGTCGCTGTTGACCTCCCAGACGGCTATAGCCTGCTGGCTGGCGCGCGCTGGCTCTCAGAGCTCCGGTCAGACGGTGGCAGTTCTGGGCCACGCACGCCACATGAACCAATCACTTTTGACAGGTAGCTGATGCAACCTTGCATTTGCTGAATAATTGACTCCAGCGGGCTTCTCTTAGAAAAGCCCTGCTAGCTACCAGCTAAAGGAGCAAGTCAAGCCCCTATGTGACAGACATATGGCCCAGACGAAAGACTGGGTGAAATGATGTCTGATGTGCCGCCGGGATAGCAACTCCAAGGCTAGCGTCACTTTTTCTTTTAACACTCCCAGTCCTTCCTTATTACGTATTTGGACACATTAGACTTAGTCACATTTGAGAGGATCTCAAGGGCCCTGCTTGATGGGGACAAAGTTACTCTAAGCATGTCCCCCACTTTCTGGCTCTCTCCttcccattctctctcctttccattgCTCTCTCATCTCCCTATCATTtcactcaccctctctttctgcctctctcctttctttctgtcaaacccccccccacacacattttcccctttctctttctctctgtctttctctgtgtttcaGAGCTCTAATGTAGACCAGCAGATTGAATGGAGATGGTGTAGCCTCAGTGAGGACATGACTCCcttgccctcctctccctctcctcctctgagtaCTCCCACGGCCCCACACTGTTCCACCACAGACTCTCCTCTCAATCCTTCTCTTGGACTGGAAAAGACTCTCCTCCCAGTCCCAGTACAGACTAGCCAGACAACATCCACCATCAATGGCCCTCCTTCGAAGTCTGCTCCCTGTCTTgaggggcccagagaggggaccAGTAGTAGTGGTGCTGGCTGCCCCAGACCACAAAGTCTGGGAGCCCAAGTGCCTTCTAGCTACGGAAGGGGAGGCCCGTGGAGTGGAGAGGGGAATAGCAGAGTGTCATCCAGAAAGGACACAAAACGAGGGGAAGGAGGGCAAAACACTGCAGCGGCCAGACCCCACCCTACAGCCAGGCGaccaggaggagagaaggagagtcaTCCCTCTACTCCTCAGCCCTTCATCATCAGAGCAGGGAGCGGAGGATCATCATTACCAGCAGAAGCAAGaaagggtggaggaggagtaggagaggagggcgagaagagggggatgaagaggCTGCAGCTACCTGCAAACCAGGTGGACGCCACGTCCTCTACCTCTGACAGCTGCACTGCTGCtcccatggaggaggaggggaaggtggagaaaagggaggaggaggtgtctgGGATGGGCAGAGCTGATTGGGTTGCTGGCaaagaaggaggaggaaagtCAATGCAGAGCTGCCCCATGTGCCTGGTGCCGTTCCCAGCTGGGTAAGTTAGGTCTGCCTGCCTCCAACCTCTCTGTATTCAGCAcactcatctgctctctctctttcccatatGCCTGCTGCCTTGTACTACTGTCCTTCCTACATACTCAAATTCAATGGTAGTTGGCTGCTCCTCCGCAGAGGTAAAACCTTGGTGTCTGACAAATCCAAGGTAGAACCATTGACTGTACGGATTCCATTCTTTCACATATGCAGGGCATTTCAAAACGTAGCTCTAGGATATACATCCTAGACAGAATTTTCAAATGTAGATCTTCACATCCTTGATTGCATAGCGGACCATGCTGGGTTTGCATGTAAACAGTGGAAGGGAAGTGGGTTGAAGAAAAGTACACAGTAAATCATTCATTGAAATGGGTAAAAAAAGTGAGGTAGAGGCGGAGTGAATGAATGACGGGGCTAAAAAGCAGGGCTCAGGGCCAGTGGTACGAGAGCTggatccctctcccctctctcgtttTACTCTCTTTCTGAACAGGCCGGCCTTTGTGTTGGCCAGGGCCTGGCCTGGGTCTGGCCCCGCATCATGGTCTGCTCCCTAGCCAGCTCTGTGTACCTTGGCCTAGCCACACAACCCCGCTGTACTCCCCTCccaactatctctctctttctcttggctGGACTAGCAGGAACAATggcttcctctgtctggagagatagaaggaagaggagagtgacctagaagggggaagagagaggggtctctctatctctcgtttAGAAATATGAAGAGCTTTTTCTCTGTAACGGCATATaacggtgtgtgtgtttagtgtgcaTGGGTGCAGGAGGATACGGATGGCAGGGTTCTTAGAAAGTACATGATTTGGAGAAAAATAACTCTGCTCCAGTTTcttctttctcagtctctctcctggAGAGGACCCTCTGCCCGCGCATTACTCTCCagcagaatgacagagagagatgcagagagagagatgcagagagagagagagcgagagatgcagagagagagagagagagagatgcagagagagagagagagagaagatgcagagagagagagagagatgagagagagagatgcagagagagagcgagagagagatgcagagagagtgtgatcgagagggagaatgagagggagcgagagatacTGAGAGAGAATCTCAGTAGGCCTTTAAAACAGGgcaagtaaaaagtacatgagaCCCAAACTGTGCGAGGGGGCCCAGCAGGAGAGCAGCAGTAGCAGAAGCAATCTGAAGTTAATAAGCTGAAAGCACTGAAGCTCAAGAAGAGACAATGAAAAGATGTCTGTTCCATCCATTCAGATTCAGTGCACTGTCAGTGCAGTCGACAGTTGTGTTGCGCTCGAGCATCATATCGATACAATACATGCGATGAAAGTTGTGATCATTGAAGGTATTACATGGCGGTTATGATTATAGTGATTATAGACTGCCGTTTTAAAGTAGGCCTCGAATTGttgctcttttttttctttcttctgtaagaaatattTGATTGCTGCCTTCTTTGGGACAGATTTCTCCTGTGGAAAGAGATTTGAACCACCTGGGTTGATAAAAGACAAATGACTGAAATGctgtccatccatctctccagGTTCACGCAGATGGACTGTGACAGCCACCTGGCCAAGTGTCTGTCGGAGATGACCGTCGACATGACCTGGTGATAGTCCACAGAGTCTTCTTCTGACACCAAGGATGGATGGAGGTCGTGTTCACTAggcacaaaacagaagaaaaatggACCGAATTGGGGAGGTGCTATCGGAACTTGTCGAATTTAAAATGCTTGTTTTTGCCATCCGTCACAAAAAGTTTTGCAACAGTGTGCTCTAATGAGGAGTTATTTTCACTCCACCCTGTTGTTTGGCTAGTTGGACGTTTTGATTCAAACTCCAGTGGTATCTATCCCCCTGTGATGGACGGCGGGTGCAGACAACGGTAAAATACAGTATCTGATTCTACTGATCATCTAGTCTTCAGTCGTGGGTTTAATTTGTAGAATCTTGTGTTACGGTTGGCTGGAGCAAAAACCCACACCTACCCTTTGTAAGATTTACTGACTTACTGTCCCACCTCCGCCCCTTTTCCCACCAACCTATCATCATGCACTACAAGGTTGGAatcatagagatggatagagggcaCACCTGCCACTAAGCATTAATGAGGTGTACCACTTCCCATCGCTATGGTTTGAAACAATCTCTGATGTGTCCCATATTGCTTCATTCAGATACACATTTTGTTCTCTCCTCCGCTCCTAACTGCATATGCTGCCATAGaagtagaatgaatagaacgggcgtccccattcaagtcaacaaaagtataattacatttacatttaagtcatttagcagacgctcttatccagagcgacttacaaattggaaagttcatacatattcatcctggtccccccgtg
This window contains:
- the si:ch73-70k4.1 gene encoding uncharacterized protein si:ch73-70k4.1, whose translation is MAEKCPKSKLKRKKLSIEEPLTDIFFRNTLIKNKESSSASIESMSSTRPVVPTETWWSRGDLAAVESLWALALSSALPCLDAHPWDPVPDLPTASTLSSNVDQQIEWRWCSLSEDMTPLPSSPSPPLSTPTAPHCSTTDSPLNPSLGLEKTLLPVPVQTSQTTSTINGPPSKSAPCLEGPREGTSSSGAGCPRPQSLGAQVPSSYGRGGPWSGEGNSRVSSRKDTKRGEGGQNTAAARPHPTARRPGGEKESHPSTPQPFIIRAGSGGSSLPAEARKGGGGVGEEGEKRGMKRLQLPANQVDATSSTSDSCTAAPMEEEGKVEKREEEVSGMGRADWVAGKEGGGKSMQSCPMCLVPFPAGFTQMDCDSHLAKCLSEMTVDMTW